In the Arachis ipaensis cultivar K30076 chromosome B10, Araip1.1, whole genome shotgun sequence genome, one interval contains:
- the LOC107621110 gene encoding replication protein A 70 kDa DNA-binding subunit B-like: protein MNFVFRLICFQEGLTWIAGTIVLINAGKDDWFYKSCRKCPKKVDTPIGNRYECEKCGHTHGSASLRFKLEVMVYDGTGSLMLLMWDRKTVQLCGRQAEQIKNEEAVDGEGYPPALDSMMDRRLLFKLNVKVSNIKQYDHVYTVMKICDDEEIVEINHPKAVPNIAAATLTV, encoded by the exons ATGAATTTTGTATTTCGTTTAATTTGTTTTCAGGAAGGACTTACATGGATTGCCGGTACTATTGTTTTGATCAATGCTGGAAAGGATGATTGGTTTTATAAATCCTGCCGAAAGTGTCCAAAGAAGGTAGACACCCCAATCGGCAACAGATATGAGTGTGAAAAATGTGGCCACACTCATGGTAGCGCATCACTTAG GTTCAAGCTCGAGGTAATGGTATATGATGGAACAGGAAGCTTGATGTTGCTGATGTGGGACAGGAAAACGGTACAGCTTTGTGGGAGGCAAGCTGAGCAAATCAAGAATGAAGAA GCCGTTGATGGAGAAGGTTATCCTCCAGCATTGGATAGCATGATGGATAGGAGGTTACTCTTCAAATTAAATGTCAAAGTGTCGAACATTAAGCAGTATGACCATGTTTATACAGTCATGAAAATATGTGATGATGAGGAAATTGTGGAGATTAACCACCCTAAAGCAGTTCCAAACATTGCTGCTGCTACTCTCACTGTATGA